GTGACTGATCATGCACAGAAATGCAGGTGCACGTGTAGCTATGTGCAGGGACAGAGAAGCATAGTTGATTGCTAGGTCAGAAACGGATTTCGACTGCCTATCATCGCCCGAACCAGCACAAAGACACAAGTATACACGCAATCCATCGATATGAACTACAAGCAGCGAACAAACACACGGTATGCGCTCAACTGACTGGGATGTCTGAAGTGAGATCGTGATCATTGAATTCTGAGAGAACAGCTTGATTGCGGTAGAATTTTGCATCAAAAGAAAATGTGAAAAGGGTTTTAGCGACTACTATAGAGCTACTACTAagagcaaccccccccccccccacccccaatgtAGTTATGGACGTTCAGAATGGCAGAAGAATGATAGCTAAAGCTGATAAGCCAAAAGTCATGACAATTTAGGTGTGCTTACAAACCTGGGCAAACTCTTTGAAATTACATTGTTTTacaattctgtgtgtgtgtgtgtgtgtgtgtaatggcaAATACGAAGATAGGGACCAgctactatattatattattgtacATGCTTACTCATTGTTTTAATGAAGAAGAGTTGGGTGGGCTATGACCCTTACTATTTTACAGAAAATTAACTCCAGTTGTTTATCATAGCGGTTTTTTCTTTATGTATTAGTTACAAAACTATGTATGACAGCAGGAAATAAAAACACAAATCTATCTTTATATAAATAGAAGATTTGAGGCGGATAAAGATATTTTAAAAGGCTTTCTTAGGATGACTATGACCAAcattgttgttgtagtagtataaATATTGTTATCATTTGTGTATAGAttatcatgtgtatatactgtatatatttggaaAATGTATTGTAGGAGAGCAAAACGAGTTTATGAAGATTTCGTATAGTACTGTACAAATAGGCACTTGATAGATAGGCACACTCCTTTTATCCCTCAAAGCACATTCATTTAGCTGCAGTTCTGTCTGTATCTCAAAAAGTTTATATTATACGTGTTGTTGATGAAGAGGTGCATGTACTGTATATCCATTAGATTCAACTGATACCATGTAGTTGGAATTGATCTATATAATGTATGCCAGCAGGTTTACTGTCAGGGTAACTGTTCGTTAGTATCTGAGTTACTATGCAAGATACTGTGGAAGCACATGAAATGAATGTGAGGACACTGATGTAAGTTGTTAGACAGATAGCGTGAGTATTTCTAAGCCTTCTAGAACTAGAAGTACACTCGGGGGGGTTCCAAAAggtttcttcggctgtccccataggagaacgcTTTTTTCCCCacttcaggtagaacccttttttagTTCTGggcagaacccttttgggttccatatagaaccctctgtagaaagggcTCTACCTGCAACCCAATAGGgttgtacctggaaccaaaaagggtttttcAAACGGTTCTTCTATGTGGACAGCTGACAaactctttttttgggggggtctaCATAGCACCTTTTGTTTCTAGGAGTGTATATCACATGTGCTGTGGCATTCAAGCATATCACTAGGTTTGTGTCCACCCAGAAGATATGTGCTTCTGGCAAGCTGTGATGTCTTCAATGGCTGTCTATCCTTTTTGCCCACTAACTAAAAATGAATTACAAATACACCGGTAGACAATGGTTGCCAGATAAAAGGTCAAAGTAAAGCCCtgaaacacacaagcacacagatgaTTCAAACACTGAAAAACTGATCCTGTGTCTCTACCCTTAAGTAAAAATGTGAAATATAAGAAAGTGACCGTTGTAAAACACCGAACGAAGAGCTGTAGGCTTAATTCTGCGTAACTCTATACCTGTGAGTATATTGTATAGCTGAAAAAACACATTACGTTATAGCAATCTTACAAACATAAATGGGACATTTACGACAGGGGTGTATTTCAGGGTTGCATTGCATGTTTTCACAACTTTCTGACTATTCATTGAACACAACAATGGGACATCAGCCACGGGTACAATAAGTGAATGAAACAAAAAGAGAGCTGTTATAAGTAAGGCCAGGGAGAGGGGAAAATGGCGCCGTTGGAAAACAAATCCTAGGTAGTTCATCAGCCATGTCAATGTATAGTATCATAAGATGATACTAATGCTAAGCTTCTGCTTGTAAGTCAAGTTTGCCTTAAAACACACGTATGAGTGAGGTCAACCGTCTATGGGTAACCAACAGGCCTATACCTCAGTACTGTCAATGTCATGTCATATATCCATTGAACATTGAACATCAGCCATGGGATAATATGGATGATTTATAGCACAAATCCGCTCTCGAAAACGCTGTCTCTTAAAAACCAACATCTACATCGCTATTGTCTTTTTAAACAACCTGTGACAACGAGAAAATGACGCACTTTAAGAAAGACATCTACAGTCAATAGTGCATTTGATTCATGTGTTACATAAATATCATTTAGGCTGACTGTATGAGACTGCCAAGTGGTCCAAACAATCACTTGATAATCTTGATCATCACAAAATAATGCTAGATTATCTCACTGGTAATACACTTGGAAGCAACTATTGTCTGGTCTTGGTTTCATTATAAATAAGTGATGGCTCCATGGCTATCATAGAGTGCATTCATTATTCTGGTTTTGTGAAACTGAAGGTTGGACTTGCTTTCACGGTGCATGGCACACACTGTGTTTACTGGGACTCATTTGGTGACTGTACTGCTCTGTTAAGACGGTTGACCATTTCTATATTATTCCATAGAGCAGACAACCACCAGGGCTGTAAACAACATAGTAGGACAACAATTCAAAAGATGGAACTCTGTCAGGGTCTCAACATACCAAGGTGCAATTTCAAAGCGTAGTTGTGCATCAGTAGTTTTCCTGTTGTTATATGTcactcactgacagtcactcaattagcccatgtcagtaaCATATTTTTAGATTAGATTAaattagtctagttagtctagccagctatctaaacttgtagtaatcgtGGCTGAATTACCGACTGGGCAAGCAGGGTACCCCAGGGGGATTCCAATTGATTTAGTTAGTccctctcactcagatatcattcaCATGGAATAAGTCATGGCAACACACGACAGgaaattagctataaaactgcaaaAATAATTGTTCTGTAAAACAAACTCATTTGTTTACTTTTTCGttaattaaatactttttttctgccAACATATCCCTCTGTACGTATTCAATCATAGTTTTTAATCCCAGTTCTGAGTTCATGTATAGCGGCTAATTGTATAGCCAGTAGGCTGTGTGTTTGGAGATGGACTGAGGTGAATAAAGCTACAGAGACCAGTGTGATAATGGCTGGGGTCACGTTTGCTGTTTTCCAAATAGCATTTtagattaaaaaaattaaaaaactatcgaaatgcagtaaatgagcttCAACTTTCTTAAAACAGTCCGGACCTCACTAAAACTAAGACCCTGGTTTACTGCCCTGAACACTAccaccaacaccaacaacaacaacaacaacaacaactgtatGCCAGAGCAATAACATGTGATCAAAATAGATCACAGCAGTCCCTTACATACTGTAGCCATCTGTTAAGGACATTGCCTCAGCAAACCTACGCCTACAGAGAGTCCTCCAAGAATAGAGACAAATTAACATTGCATGCAGCCATTCAGTGTTCCTTGACTTAGTGTGGCAATTGAAGCTATAGAGTAGAAGCAGGTATAGGCTTATGTTCCCTCTAGagctctctgcagcagaggatagCAAACTGCTGGCCAATCACAAGTCACATACACTCACCTACGGATTTATTTGGACAGCGAAGCTAAAACGTTTGATATTGTCTTATGAAGCGCCAGTACAGAATATCACCTTTTATTTGAAGGTATtttcatacagtacatatctgTTTTcctgtttagaaatgaaagcactttatgtatctcgTCCTCCCCATTTTAaatattggacaaattcacttatagtgaATACTTATTGTGCCATTTTGGTGTcgcttttattgtaaataagaaaataATATGTTTCTGGACACTTTTACATTAATGTACCAAGTTACAGATGCGCAAAGATCCCTCAAAACATGCTATCCTATCACCATTACCAACAACAGGGAGGttaccatttatttatttttgggggGCATGATATTTATGTCTCTGTAACTTTATCACACATCATTATTGACGATTCATTCAtaattatccataatcatggttaGCATCCACCTTAATTTAGAATCGTTCAGAAATATgatattctaatttacaatgaaagtgactccaaaatacactacacattatttaccattaatttctagtGGGCATAGCACAACAGCACAACCAATataaactgcaaatgcatccaacaggtttgtagtcacaagcttgatgtactCATTGCGtgttaggaatatgggaccaaataataCACTTTTGACTAAATATAATACACTATCAGTGAATTCGTCCAAATACTTCTAATACGTTCAAATGGGGGGACTACATACATAgcgtgctttcatttctaaatgttcaaacagatatgtatgaaaatatgCTGGGGTATGGAGACAAATAAAACATGTAGATTCACTGTTCCACAAAACACGTAGGGGAGTGTATATCGTTTCCTCGGCTTTGACAACCACCAGCTTATTCAGTGACCAGATGGAGACTCTATGACATAATATGAAGACACCGCTCTGATGCATGCAGTAGGTCCGTTGGTTCTGATATGAGGATATCCGAACTTTGTGATCTATGTTAATTACAGTCCTCATCACGTCCTTGTTTTTCCCATTTGAAAGAGACCAAGATAGAACACAGTGAAGCTGGCGGGAGAGTTTTCTCAGGTACACCTTGCCTTTTCAAATAGCAACCAGCTGAATGAAGGTCACTAAAGCACTAGGCACAAAATGCCATATACTTCTTCCAATAGGGATTGCAATGTATTTACCAGTATCAATGTTTGATCAATAGATGTCTTCGTAAATGTGCATCACAAATGTGTTTATTAGCCCATGAGGGTTAGCAAAAGCTGCTTCTCATAGTACCTGCACTGCATATTGCAAAGGAAGCCCTACAGTTCAGGTATTACACATCCACTTGGGACACCAACAGTTTGattatacaacacacacaaacactcacacagacatacaaaaCACAAGAGACACACACTTGTGAAACAATTAACAAATAGCAAATAAGCTTCGTACAATCTCCCACCCACCCTCTTATTCCCAAAGAAATGTCTAAAACACACCTATGATTTATGTGTATAATTTATGTCCACGCACACTATATATAAAAAAgttagtttttttggggggggggtatcatTTGGCATGAATGCTTTTTGTATGAAAATTCAGCATCTGTTCTAATGTATGCAGTGCGATAACTGCTGTTAGAAGGGATTGACTTCTGTAAAGAATACATTAAAAAGGGTAAAAACAGAGAGGCTCACACGATGGTTCGGatttgaataaaaaataaatgcttGCACAAACACAGCACAAGTCAATACATATAGTAGCAAGCAATAACAAAAGCCAAGAAACGTTGAATTACCTTATCGAAAAATAGAACAAAAGCTATTCTAACACGTGAATTCTACAACCAAACATTCGATAAAAAATGATTATTATTCTCTAAAACTAAAATATCTCTGGTAACAGTAGTGCACTTATCGGTTTAAGCAGTGCAACATATATGCAAGAAAATAATGCAGTCCTCTTATCAAGCTTTtaagaaatattttttttttcctttagaaaatgaagaaaaaaaaacgaaaatcaTAGAATTTAATTTCTTAAGTAAAACAATTCAATATTAAGCACAGGCATTTGAAGAAAATTTGCAATGCAGCACTTTGTTTTTATCTACAACTTATTGTTTTCAGACTGTACTGTAATTGTGGTTAGTTACGATCTCATCGTTGTAACTAACAAAAAAAAAGTGTCTACTCAAAAAAATGAGCAAAAACGTCAGATTGCAGTTGCAGGCAGACGTGTCTGTCTTATTTTGGATAAAATGCAAGAACAACAAGACAAATATCAGAGCAGAGCCTTTGAGTGACGTGACACTTGAACGGTATCCCCGCTCCCTACTCCCAAATCTATTCTGTACACACTTGTGTCTAGGTATCCGGTGAAAACAGGAATGTATCTTATTGTCTGGAAAGTCCATCTGCAAATTGTGGTATATTATGAAGTAGGCTAATTATTGACCCGGGTATATGTTATCATGCTTTATTTTGCCTCATGTCTGTCTTGTCTGCATGTCATGTCCGGACATGTCATGCCATTTGGGCCACCAGGTGGAGCTACGATTTCAGGAGTAGTGCATTTCATTTTCTCCACCTGCTCAAATAGCTGGGCCATATCCTTAGGAACAGGGTAGACAAGAGTTTTAGGTCATAGGATGATATTTCTGTCCAATGCAAGTTCACAGAATCATTCTCAATTCACCGGTAATCCATTTGACGGCTGTCTTAAACTTCCTTGGTAAATCATTCCATTAtcaaataatatatatatcttttttttttttatcatttGAACGATAATAGTAATAATGACGAATCGCGTCGTAATCTACAGCTGATAACAGTCTGGTACACGTTGTGGGAGCAGCAATCATGATAAGTCTGCTGACATACTCAAGCCTGCCACAACTGCACATGTCAAATCCTCTTCATAGAACTAAACAATAATTTAGAAACAGATTAAGTCAAGAAGAACTTTCTTCTGTCTTCTGTTAATAAGTTATAGCCTGAACAGTCTTCTAAGATATTAGTGGCAGCGTATGCAAACGAAATAAACTCCTAACAATATtactttttgtttgtttgttgctcaAATACTGTCTTATCAACAACCCTAATTTTGTCAACTTAACCTGAACCATCAAACTGCATGGACAGTAAAACATTAACCAAATAACCATTCCTATACCCACTCACAGGAAGTAACATTTCAGTACAATTAGTCAAATTGTACCTCCACAACAGCTGCATTTTAATCCCTCGATaccataataataaataaaaacccaGTGTCAAATGAATTACTCTCCTTTTCTTATCCGACATAAGAAGGCAAACTTGTGACCAACGATATTTTTTAAGAGGGAATCTTTAGCCCAAGCCAGatatttttttttgtttatttgaaAATCATACCACAGTAAGCTTGGACGCCTATAGTGCCCAAAACGGTCAATATGGGATCACATTTACCATGTTAGAAATTCCATGGCAATGTttgcacacgcgcgcacacacacacacacacacaagcagtcacgcacacatacaaatacacaagcacacacatacacacatgaacACATACACTCATACAAACATatatctatactgtatataggtgTGTAAGTTTGAATTTGTGTGTTTCTTTCGTAGGCCTTTCGGTAGTGTTCAACACATAAATCAGTAATTTTAGGAAAGCATACATTTAGAGGCCTGTAGTAAGGATCCATCCAGTGGATCAATATCAAACTACAAAGCCTTAAGGCCACCATCTTGTTTTTCTTttagaataacaacaaaaaaaactcCTTTCTGGGAAACTTAATGTGCCAGTGTCTATACTCATTACTCTTCATGCcccaaaataaaaaaatctagTGCCATTTTTCTTTTTCATTCTTTTTTTAAAGAAGTGCATCTATTTGTACTTATCCATCGGAGACATGCATTCGCATGTGGTCATTGAAGTGCTCAATTTGGTCGAACTTGGCAGGACAGACGGAGCACACGTAGGTGGTCCCTTCTTGGCAGCTTGCCTCCGCAGCCACACCCACTCCTGTTCCGACCCCACCCCCTATTCCGGCGCCTCCGCTGACGGGCATGGCGAGGGCCACCACTCCGGCGCCGGGTTCGGGCACGGCCATGGGAATGGAGACGGGACCACCGGCGCCTGCTGCCCCCGACAGCCCTGTGACGGCGCCCGCTGTGCTGTGCAGAGCCATGTGTCTCTCCAGCAGGGTCTTGTGCGAGAACTTCTTCTTGCAGATGTAGCACTCGTAGGACTTCTCTCCACGGTGCAGCCGCATGTGGACGTTGAGGGAGCTCTTTTGGGTGAAGCGTTTGTTGCAGATGCTGCACTGGTAGGCACGCACCCctgtgtgtgtgaccatgtgtTTGATTAGGTAATCCTTCAGGGAGAACGAGCGCCAGCAGATGCTGCACTGATGTGGTTTCTCACCTGGATATACACAGAAGTCACAGTCATTAGGAGGAAAAATGGGAGACAGGAAAACACAAAACCGTGCTAAACAACGAAGGACACCGACAGCGCAACTCGATTCTTCCAATGTAGCCTTGAAAATGTCATTTTGCAAAAATGAACGAGGACTGTGCCCGTCACAAAACAAGCTAAAACCAATGCCCTAACAAAGTTTGACCTCACTGCCAAGCAGCCATTGTTGATCGGCACACTCGTCCTCCATCTGTTTACAAATAAGTATCTCGGCTTGAATATATTTTTGAAAATATTTAAAATAACATAATTCTGCTCTTAACTGGAATATAAAGAGCCCGTTTATGAATTCTGGTAGAATTAGAACCCCTTCCAACGTCCTGCTCAGTGGTAGTTGCCAtccctcttttttttttacatgtttaatATTTATGCACCAACCACCACCCACTGATAAAACTCTAAATTACAAATAGTAATCAATGTGTCATATTTTACAGTACTAGCTTCATTGGCAACCATACAGGACCTTAAGTATCACTCACTGTATTaatcaaatacagaaatatcagCGTTGATGCAGGCTGCCAAAGTTCATTTTTCAATGTGACAGAGCCTTAGAACTCATTTGTACCGCTCAGCTGAATCAAAATCGGGGATTGACATTAAGGTAGCCTAAAACTGATATTTCGGGTTCCTCCCCATTGTTTAAGTGAAGATAATTGATGGCATTTCTTTGTGTAAAAAACTAGGGCCATAAAATGCCAGAAATGTTCTGTCTTTCACTTAAAACATGGGGAGGAATCAAAAAATATCATATTTAAGCTACTGGAATTATTTGCAGTTTGgttgttttcagttttttttaaactacCTGACCAATGGGGAAACCACAGAGCAGGCTCAACTTGCCCGACTGCCATGAATTCAATAAGGGGAGAAACCAGAAAGTTCACTCGCCCGGCCAGTAGGGGAACCCTTGATGTCAATCCCTAAAATGAATAGTTCTTTCATGCACAGAAAACCTATGTAATTTTCCTTATGGTAGTAAAATATTGGTTTGCTATTAGTCATCCATCAAGAAATAGCCTACATACTTCAAGCCACTAAACACAATAAATATTTATCCATTGCTACATGTTAACTTAAAGAACCATTCATTGCATTTGTGTAttttatgtttgcaaatgtacAGGGAAATTATTTGAACCACAAACCACTCATGGCAATATACTAGTGTTACATGCAAAATGGTAAGAGGAGCTAGTGTACTCACCAGTGTGCACAAACATGTGTTTGACATAGTTCTGTTTAGCAGTAAAGGTTTTAGTGCATAGAGTGCACTCATAGGGCTTCTTCTCCCCCTGTCCCATCTGGGCCGCCTGTTGCTGTTCCCGCGCTGCCTGCTGCTGTACCATCAACTGCTGAGAGAATGGGGGCATACAAGGGGGCGGCACGGCCACAAACTGGGTCTGTTGGCCTCCCATGGACTGTGGCAGGCTGAAGAGGAAGGGCTTGTTGTTGCTGGCCGACTGTGTGGCAAAGAGGTTGGGCAGGTAGGAGTTGCTGGCCGTGCCCATTACCTGGGTGTTGCTGGTCATGGTGAGCGGTATCCTCAGGTTGCTGGTGTGAGATTCGGCCTGGCGCATATAGAGTGGGGCACTTGGCAGGGACTGGGCCATGATTGGGTTGGGCAGGGGCTGCAACATGTTACTGTCGCTAGTGCCGTGGGATGTGCCCCTGTCCTCCGTCTCATGCATCTGCTCTGGGGAGGAGTCATTGACATCAATCTGCACTGGGGTCCCCTCGCACTGTTGCCCCTCTCCAACCCCTTCCCTCCCAAAGCCAAGCAGGTACTGCTGCTGATCCACGGAGTCTGGCTCAGTACCGATGGAGGAGCTTACCCCTGAGTCAAAGCTTTCACCCTTCGGCTCACTCTCCACACCCTCTACGTGTTCTGTGTCTTCTGTGCACtcatccataccatagctgctgtacTCGTCCTCTGCCTCCTGCTTTATGTGAACGCCTCCTGTCTGTATGCGTACCGGTCGGGGCTGCTTGCGGCAGTGGGTGGTCTCAGGAGTGGATAGGAAGCGTTCCATCTGCTGTGACCTCTCATGGATGCGGGTGATCCACGGCGGGTCCTGGTCATGCTGGTCCTTCTGCGTGCCGAGGGCTGGGTCGTAGCTTGTTGTCATACTGGTTACGTAGTGGGAGCGCTCACGGGTTCCATTCTGCAGTGAAAGGCCGGAGTAGGAGTAATGCGATGTGTACGCACGCTCTAGGTTCTGCTGGGACGTGGCCTGCATGTACACTGACTCTGCATCGCTGCTGGGCCCAGAGGTGCCTGACTCAGGTGTGCCCCGGGGTGTCTCCTGCCCAGAGTCTCCTGGGTTGACAGGGAACCCCCCTGGCCCGGCCAGGCCCACATTCTGGGACACGATGCGGGTGCACTCATCGATGACCGTTTTGATCTGCAGGATGCTGGCAGCAGTGAGGATCTGGAGAGCTTCCGATTGGGAAACCCGCAGGACCCCGCTGTACATGAAGTCTATCAGCTTCTGGATGGACTGCACCGAGACCACCGAGGGGACCTCAATGTCACTGTAGCCCAGGAGCAGCTTGTCCTGAAAGAAGGGGCTCCCAGCGGCCAGCACGCAGCGGTGGGCTCGCAGCATGCTTCCATGGATCCGAACAGTCACGTCACAGAAGTGCCCGCGGTTGCGCTGCTCATTGAGGGTCTCAAGTACAGAATTGCTGAAGTTGTGGAGATTGATGTTATGAATGCGCTCGGTCATCCCCTTGCAACTGATGTCACCtggaaaaagaagaaaaaaaacaccaaACGTTTTAAATGATGACTCAATCTTTAGAAATGTGGGCCACATGATGAGCAACAATCTCATTTAAAAAAACGTGAAATTGATTATCAACTACATTTTGAGAAGCAACACAGCTGCACTGTTGTAGGGACATAATCACGATATTTAGCACAGATATGCCCAATTTAATCCACTTCAACATATGACCTTTCCTATCCACCCCATGTGATTTCCTCACATTGCGGTGGTCATCTTATTTGATGTTCTTTCATCTTATGTTGGCATTTGATATTGAAACAATCCTATCAGTCGAGGTAAACTGGCTGGTTCGTAGTTGGATGAATGTCTGCACAAAACAGCACGACAAAGGATCTGTGGGGCAATAGCGAGAACGACACAACCAAGATGGTTCCCATCCAATTAGTTTTGTTCCTATCTTTACAAGTCTGGTGATATATTTTCTATGAGACTCCAAACCCCCAGTAGGTGGTGGTGTGGGTTTAGACTATAGAGCCTCGTTCGTCAGCCGTCAGCGTGCACTGTGACGTGGTTCCTAACTACCCTACTCTCCGGATGTCAGGACTTACACAGCTAGGCTTAAGCCGTGTTTAAGGTTGTATTTGCGCCTGTCTCCTTTGCTAAAATGTAGAAGGCAAACTCACTAACGGAGTGGTGACTGCCCTAAACACAAATTGTACATAATAAACTACAAATATAAAAAAGAAAATGGCTCAGCTATATTTCCCACGTTACAGTATCGTTACAATTCACACGTTGTTAAAGCTCTTCTTAGATATCTACATGTAGAATTAACAAATTGCTACAAAACAACACACGACTTACTTGTTGAATGTTTTACTGTTACCCCGGACATTTGTAGATCAGTTCAACAAGACTGGATATGACAATGACAATCAATGGCATCCAATCGCTTTGTCCCTCCACACGTGGAAGCTAGATTCATTGAGTGGTGTAAATGGGGCGTTCTACTATTTTACCATTACATCTCATCTCAACGTAACATCATCGATTTTTCTTAACCTCATCTGTATCAAACCACGAAATATGATTTTGCATTAGTCCTCCAGCAACCAGACTCATTATTACTCtcctcaacaacaacacaaaCGAATGGCTGCTCTGTGAGTCTGAACACCTGTTCCTACAATCTGTATACGTTTTACATATTTTCATTCATCCACATAACCCACACCCGGAGCACAAGGGTTCTTAAAACCACTGCTATAATACAACGCCTCTCCCTTTACTCACTGGGTACATActatacatcacacacacacacacacacacacacacacgtttattcATATAGCACCTGACCCCTTTTCACTACTATCACCCTTGTAATTATCTTATGCTTAGCAGTAAAACCACAATGAAATTAGGCTACTTTACTATGCAACCATGgtgacagaacaacaacaaaaaacccaCCTCCCCTTGATGTTAAACACGATCTATCTAGATAATGTATATTCATGGCCACGCCTTGCTTTTAGGTCAACAAAAGGAGAGCTCTCAAGTGATTACCTTTGACCACCTGTCAGTGAAGGTGAAAGCCTTGTATCTAGGTGACTATTTCCTATAAAAGGTATTATCGAAGACATTCTATCAAAAACCAAGGGAAGGACTAATGAATACTACTTATCATTATTAGTTCCTGGGAAACCACATATGATCGTAAATCTATATAAATAAATGAAACAGAAAATAACGAATTCACAGAACAAACCAAATCACATCCATTAGGCTTACTACAATCAGAAACAGAAAAATGTTAATGATTGCAACATGCAAACCAGATTTGGCATATATGAATAAAACcctattcaatgtctgttttaaTACATGCGAAACACACCCATGCTGCTAGTGTAGCCTAACTATGAGGGGCACTCTCCGACTGACCACAGAAATATACTCACACAGTCAGATGACGCTTGGTTGGGAAGATGTGTGTGAGGCTGGTGATGAGGCACGGGACACACTGCTACAGGTTCCTGGTGGAGGTGGCTGAGAGAAGACCAGTGCTAGGCAATACCTTCCGTCCTCTCTGCTTGCCTCTATCACAGGTCGCTCTGCCACAGTGGT
Above is a genomic segment from Oncorhynchus masou masou isolate Uvic2021 chromosome 12, UVic_Omas_1.1, whole genome shotgun sequence containing:
- the LOC135550317 gene encoding zinc finger and BTB domain-containing protein 20-like; this encodes MTERIHNINLHNFSNSVLETLNEQRNRGHFCDVTVRIHGSMLRAHRCVLAAGSPFFQDKLLLGYSDIEVPSVVSVQSIQKLIDFMYSGVLRVSQSEALQILTAASILQIKTVIDECTRIVSQNVGLAGPGGFPVNPGDSGQETPRGTPESGTSGPSSDAESVYMQATSQQNLERAYTSHYSYSGLSLQNGTRERSHYVTSMTTSYDPALGTQKDQHDQDPPWITRIHERSQQMERFLSTPETTHCRKQPRPVRIQTGGVHIKQEAEDEYSSYGMDECTEDTEHVEGVESEPKGESFDSGVSSSIGTEPDSVDQQQYLLGFGREGVGEGQQCEGTPVQIDVNDSSPEQMHETEDRGTSHGTSDSNMLQPLPNPIMAQSLPSAPLYMRQAESHTSNLRIPLTMTSNTQVMGTASNSYLPNLFATQSASNNKPFLFSLPQSMGGQQTQFVAVPPPCMPPFSQQLMVQQQAAREQQQAAQMGQGEKKPYECTLCTKTFTAKQNYVKHMFVHTGEKPHQCSICWRSFSLKDYLIKHMVTHTGVRAYQCSICNKRFTQKSSLNVHMRLHRGEKSYECYICKKKFSHKTLLERHMALHSTAGAVTGLSGAAGAGGPVSIPMAVPEPGAGVVALAMPVSGGAGIGGGVGTGVGVAAEASCQEGTTYVCSVCPAKFDQIEHFNDHMRMHVSDG